In Pseudohongiella acticola, the sequence CACGGCAGGGGTTGCAGCGAAATAAACTCGTTTTTTTTCTGTAAGCGCGCCCAAGCATTCTACTGGCATGTTATTGTTCAAGGCAACCCATTCGACTGAAAACGTTTGCAATTATTCAACCTGCATCACCTTTACAATTAAATCTTCCGAGCGTTAAATAACCAAAATATGATAAGCCTGATTCCCTCCCCATTTTGCATCGAAAGCGACTGTCGCCTGGTAAGCTGCCACTTCGACAAACAACTCTTTCGGGCGGAAGCAGTCTCCGACTTAGGTCTTGTTTTGCCGGCATCCCTGCACAAGGCAGTGCAAAAACGCAAAGCTGAATTCATCGCGGGTCGTTACTGCGCCCGGGAAGCACTCATGCAACTTGGCAACAACCCTGCGAACACTGTCGGAATAGGTGCTAACCGCGAACCAACCTGGCCACAGGGACTGGTTGGCTCGATCACTCACACCCATGATTACGCAGCGGCAGTCGTTGCATATCATGATGCGGTTCGCGCCGTAGGAATAGATTCAGAGACTTGGATAGGAAGAGCCAGCGCAGCAAATGTCAGGCAGCAGGTTCTGACCAGTCACGAACGCAATGCGGGTTGCCAGCAGTCGTTCGAATCTTCGTCGCACTACCTGACACTGGTGTTTTCGGCCAAGGAAAGCCTGTTCAAATGTTTATTTCCGCTGGTGAACAGGTTTTTTGATTTTCACGCCGCGATTATCACACCAGACGTGCCGGGCTCGCACAAAAATGGTGCATTTGAATTTGAGCTGACTGAAGATCTGGGCGCAGGGTTTCACCGGGGTTATCGCGGGCGCGGCCGCTACACATTCAGCACAAGCTGCGTCCACACCGCGATAATACTGACGCGTTAGCGCCTCAGGGCATGGAATCCAGCTCTTCGCCCTCCTTCACGGGAACAGCGAGATCTTCTTTGGTAATGCCGAGGTAGATCAGGAAATTGCAACTGATATGCAGTGATGTATAGGTACCGACGGTAACACCCACGATCAGCGACACCGCAAACCCTCTGATTGCCTCGCCGCCCATGACCAGCATCGCGATCAACGCCATCAATGTCGTCAATGATGTGACAAAGGTTCGGGAAATAACCTGGTTCAGCGTTGTGTTCAGAATATGCTCTGAATCTGTGGAACGCATGATACGGAAATTTTCACGCGCGCGGTCAAATACCACGATAGTGTCATTAAGTGAGTAACCGATGACGGCCAGCAATGCCGCCAGCACCGTAAGATCAAAGGTCAGTCGGAACAGCGAAATCACACCCAGCACTACGATGACGTCATGCGCCAGCGCTGCCACCGATGCGATACCGAATTTGTACTGAAAACGCACAGCAACGTAGAGCATGACAATGCCCAGTGCTACCAATAGCGCCAGCCCGCCTCGCTCGGCCAGTTCAGCACCAATTTTGGGTCCGACAAACTCAGAACGCCGCATTTCGACCGGCGTGTCACTGCTCGATTGCAACAGGGCAAGAACTTCATCACCGAGCGAGGCGACTTCATTGTTCATGGCCTCGTCTTCGCCCTCTTCCACGGGCAGGCGCACCAGCACATCACGATCGGAACCAAAGGTAACTACCACGGCTTCTTCGTAGCCGGCATCAACCAGCTGTTGACGGATTGTTTCCGGATTAACCGATTGTGTGTAACCCACTTCAATCAGCGTACCACTGGTGAAATCCAGTCCGAACTCGAAGCGATTGATGGCCAGCGACAGGATCGCCACCACCAGCATTACCGCAGAAATGATTCCCGTGATGCGTCGCTTGCGCGCGCTCATGAAATCGATATCGCCTTTAATCAGTGCCATGCTAAGTCTGCCCTTGCAAATATTGTATCAGTGGCCTCAGGCGGCCTTGATGAATGGACCGATTGACAGCTTCTTGACTGCCCGTCCACCATAGATCGTATTGACAATAAACCGCGTAATCATGATGGCGGAGAACATCGACGTCATGATGCCCACCATCAGGGTGACGGCAAAACCCTTGACCGGCCCGGTGCCGACCGTGAACAGGACCATGGCCACCAGGAAAGTGGTCAGGTTGGCGTCCACAATAGTCGAAAAGGCGCGATCGAAACCCGACGAAATCGCGTTCTGCGGCGACAGGCCGGCGGTCATCTCTTCCCGTATTCGCGTAAATATCAGTACGTTAGCGTCTACTGCCATACCGATCGTCAATACAATGCCGAAAATACCCGGCAACGTCAGCGTGGCGCCGATGATCGACATGATTGCTACCAGCAACACAATATTCATCATCAGCGCCAGGTTGGCCGCCAGCCCGAATAAACGGTAGTAGTACAGCATGAAGGACATTACCAGCAGGTAACCCAGCAGAACGGCTCCGGCACCCTGTGCAATATTCTCTGCACCCAGGCTGGGCCCGACAGTCCGTTCTTCAATAAAGTACATGGGCGCCGCCAGCGCACCGGAACGAATCAGCAAGGACAGGTCATTGGCTTCCTGGCCACTGAGCCCGGTGATGACAAATTCACGGCCTAACGCAGCGCGAATAACGGCGTGACTGATCAGCCGGCGCTCCTCGTAGGTTTCCTGAACTTCGACGGTATTGCCGTCAGCGTCTTCTTCCAGCACGGTGCGTGTGCGGGTTTCAATCAGCAGAATATCCATCGGCCGACCAATGTTCTCGCGCGTGATGCGATTGAACTGCTGGCCACCCTGGGCATCCAGATTGATCACCACCTGGGGCTGACCATACTGGTCCAGCGCCGAGCGCACATTGCTGATGCGATCGCCCTGCAGGATCACATCATTATCAACACGGATCGACTGCCCCTGGTAATCATAGATCTCATAGCTGGTAGAGGACGCGCCCGCATTGGCTTCAAGATGAAACTGCAGCGTCGCGATACGCTGCAAAATGCGTTTTGCCTGCGCGGTATCCTGCACACCTGGCAGTTCCACCACGATGCGATTGGGGCCCTGTTGCTGCACAATCGGTTCGGAGACGCCAAGAGAGTCGACCCGATTCCGGATGGTGGTCTGGTTGGCACGAATGGTATCAACTTCCATCTGCTGGATGCTTTCCGGCAGCATGGTCAATTGCAGCAGGTATTCATCACCACTTTCACGTGATTGCACCAGCAAATCAGAGTAGCCATCGCGGATCAGGCTGCGCGCCTGACTGCGAGAATCTTCGTCAGTAAAGCGCAGCTCAAGCTCACTTTCCCCGACCAGTTCCAGTGAACGCGACCGGATCCGTTCCGAGCGCAATTCCTGCCGAATGGTACTGAGTATGTTTTCCATGCGCCGGCGCAGCGCAGTTTCCATATCCACTTCCATCAGAAAGTGAACCCCACCCTGCAGATCCAGACCCAGGTTCATCTTGGTTGCGCCCAGGCCCTGTAGCCACGGCGGTGTGGTTGCAGCCAGATTCAACGCGATGATGTATCCATCAGGCAGGGTTTCTTCGATGACGGTCTTGGCGCGTAACTGTTGTTCCAAGTCAGCAAACCGGATCAGGGCACCGATGTCAGTGACTTCTTCACCAAAATAGTCAACATCGGCGGCGCGCAGGGCATCCGTAGCCATGCCCAGATCCAACTCGGTAATGGCATTGTTTTCGTGGGAAATCTGAATAGCCGGGTCATCGGGGAACAGATTTGGCACAGCATACAGTGCTGCCAGTGCGATTACCGCCAGCACCAATATGTTTTTCCATAAGGGAAATTTGTTCAACATGTCGGGTAAAGCCTGTCAGATTGACTTGATGGTTCCTTTCGGAAGCGCGGCACCAATAGCAGACTTCTGCAGGTTGACCTCAACACCTTCCGAGACTTCGACAGTGACATAGTCATCTGACACTTTTGTGATACGACCCAGAATACCGCCGCTGGTCAGCACTTCATCACCTTTGCTCAGGCTGCCAACAAGTTCGCGATGCTCTTTTGCCCGTTTGGCCTGAGGACGCCAAAGGATCAGGTAAAACAGCAGGAACATGCCACCGATGAACAACAGGTTGAACATGGCGCCACCAGCGGGTGCTGCGGCGTCCTGGGCATGGGCGGAGCTGATCAGAAAATCCATAACAAAACTCTCTCAAACAATGAAGCCTGACGGGTGTTGCCCGCTGCGGCTGAAGGGTCAATAATTATTCTGGGTTTAAATGCGACGAAACGCTTGCCAATCAGGCGTCGGGCTGTGTCTCCAGCACGCGCTGATCGCGGTAAAACGCCTCCGTAAAGGCGGTAAATCTACCCTGTTCCAGAGCCTGACGCAAACCCTGCATCAGGTCCTGATAGTAGTGCAGATTATGAATCGTGTTCAATTGCGCGCCCAGCATCTCTTTGCATTTGTCCAGATGATGCAGGTAGGCGCGACTGAAGTGCTGACAAGTATAGCACGCGCAGGCCGGATCCAGCGGTCGGGTATCGGTTTTGAAGCGGGCATTGCGCAGTTTGAGCAGCCCCTGACTGGTAAACAGATAGCCGTTGCGGGCATTGCGAGTGGGCATCACGCAGTCAAACATATCGATGCCGCGGGCCACGGCGTCAACGATGTCGGTGGGCGTGCCGACGCCCATCAGATAACGCGGTTTGTGCGCGGGCATGCGGTGGCCAACGTAATCGAGCACGCTGATCATCTCTTCTTTGCTCTCGCCCACGGACAGACCGCCAATGGCGTAACCGGGAAAATCCAGCGCGACCAGGCCGTCGAGCGACTCCTGGCGCAGATTTGGGTACATGCCACCCTGAATAATGCCAAACAGGGCAGCGCGGTGATCACCGTGAGCTTCTTTGCAGCGCACGGCCCAGCGCAGGGACAGCTGCATGGAGTCGCGGGCTTCGGTCTCGGTGGCGGGATAGGGAGTGCATTCATCAAAGATCATGATGATGTCGGCGCCCAGGTCCTGCTGCACCTGAATGGCGGATTCGGGGCCGAGAAAGACTTTGGCGCCGTCGACAGGCGATCTGAAGTTGACGCCTTCTTCGCTGATCTTGCGCATGTCACCGAGACTGAACACCTGGAAGCCACCGGAGTCGGTCAGAATGGGTTTGTCCCAGCCCATGAAGTCGTGGAGATCGCCGTGTTGTCTGATAATGTCGGTGCCGGGGCGAAGCATCAGGTGGAAGGTGTTGCCCAGAATAATCTCGGCGCCGGTGCCTTTGATCTGTTCGGGGGTCAGGCCTTTGACGGTACCGTAGGTGCCCACGGGCATGAACGCGGGCGTCTGCACCTCTCCGCGGGGGAATGTCAGTGTGCCACGCCGGGCGGCGCCGTCTGTTGTCTTCAGTTCAAATTTCATGTGTTCTCTGCTTCGTTTTGGCTATCAATATTGAGTCAGTGATCTGTTTCCGAGCCGCGCGCTACTGATTGTCTGCTCGTGGAGACGCCCGTAAACCCATCCCTGGGGGGCTCGGCGACGACCGTCCAAGGGTCGTCGACGCTCCACAAGCAGACAATCAGCATCCCACGTCTCTACCTGAGGTGCTTTCCGTCAGGGCATGTTTGCATTGAGAGACGCGGGGTGTGGGAGGCGAATTTCGGAGCGTATGCGACCCTTGGACGGTCGCATCCGAGCCCCCCATGGATGGGTTCACGGGCGTCTCCGAAAAGCGCCTCCCACACCCCGTGGCTCGGGAACAAAGCTGCTTCCTGCACGTCTCCGCAAGCAGACAATCAGTAGCGCGCGGCTCGGAATGGAATGGCAATCTCCATTCACTCAGACTTCCGGTGTTCCCGTGTCGCGCGGAAGCGCACATCAGGCCAGCGCTCTTCCATCAGCGCCAGGTTCACGCGCGTTGGTGGCAAGTAGGTCAGGTGATCGCCCCCATCAACGGCCAGATTTTCGTAGGCCTTCTTCTTGAACTCCTCAAATTTCTTCGCATCATCACATTCCACCCAGCGCGCACTGTAGATGTTCACCGGTTCGTAAATGCAATCAACCTTGTACTCATCCTTCAGACGGTAGGCCACCACCTCAAACTGCAGCACACCCACCGCGCCCACAATCAGGTCATTATTGCGCTGCGGCATGAACACCTGCACCGAGCCCTCCTCCGACAGTTGCTTCAGGCCTTTCTGCAACTGCTTGGTTTTGAGCGGGTCTTTCAAGCGGATACGACGGAACAACTCCGGCGCAAAATGCGGGATGCCGGTAAACTGCAGGCTCTCACCCTCGGTAAAGGTATCGCCGATCTGGATGGTGCCATGGTTATGGAAACCAATGATGTCACCCGACACCGCATTTTCAGCCTGCTCCCGCTCGCCCGCCATGAAGGTGACCGCATCACTGATACGGACTTCCTTGCCCAGGCGGCAATGGTGCAGCTTCATGCCCTTGCTGTAGGCGCCCGAGCAGATGCGCAGAAAAGCAATACGGTCCCGGTGGTTCGGATCCATGTTGGCCTGTATCTTGAAAACAAAGGCAGAAAATGGCGCTTCCTTGGGCGTCACCGTGCGGCTTTCAGTCTCGCGCGCTCGCGGTTGCGGTGCCCATTTAACAAAGTCATTAAGCATCTCGCGCACACCAAAATTGCCCAGCGCTGTGCCAAAAAACACCGGTGTCATGCGGCCAGCCAGATACTCACCCAGATCAAATTCATTGCTGGCGCCCCGCACCAGTTCGATTTCGTCGGCAAAGTCATCGGCATAGGCGCCCAGCAGTGCTTTTGCCTCGGCACTGCGCAACCCCTGGATCTGCACGTCATCCGGAATACGCGTGCCCTGACCGTGGTGGTAAACATGAATGGTATCGGTGTACAGATTGTAGACACCCTTAAAACCTTTACCGTTGCCCAGCGGCCAGTTGATCGGCGCACAACGGATATTCAGGACCGTTTCGATCTCGTCCAGCACTTCAATGGGCTCACGGGTATCCCGGTCCAGTTTGTTCACAAACGTGAAGATCGGCGTATCGCGCAAACGACAGACTTCCATCAGCTTGATGGTGCGGTCCTCAACACCCTTGGCGCCATCTACCACCATCAACGCCGAGTCGACAGCGGTCAAAACCCGGTAAGTATCTTCCGAGAAATCCTCGTGACCGGGTGTATCCAGCAGATTGACGGTGGCGTCGTTGTACGGGAACTGCATCACCGAAGAGGTGACCGAGATGCCACGCTGCTGCTCCATCGCCATCCAGTCAGAGGTTGCGTGTTTTTCGTTGCGCTTGCCCTTTACCGAGCCTGCCGACTGAATCAGCTTGCCGAACAGCAGCAGCTTCTCCGTGATCGTGGTTTTACCAGCGTCCGGGTGCGAAATGATGGCAAAGCACCTTCTTGTGCTTGTTTTTAAAGCAATTTCTTGGGGTGTCATTAGCGGCTTCTTCGGATTATGTACACAACTATGTACACACTATGAAATGTGTCCCGGCTCTGGGCTGTGACTCAATAACGCAGTATACCAAATCTTAGCCAGCGGGCACCAACCGCAAATCTCCCACAACTCTACTACCTCCACCTTTATACCAAGGAGCCTTACCCATGCCCGACAAACCCAAAGTACTCATCCTCGGTCACGGCCGGCACGGTAAAGACACCGTGGCTGAGATCATTTGATTTGGGTCCCATGGGTCCCGCCAACGGAACAGCTCCCGATACCGATATACAACCATGTTAAACATAAAACCGATACACACCCGATACTCTGAGAACTGAGCAAAGACGAGATCCAGCTTCAGAGGCGGCTTGCCGAAATGGTTACTCACGATCAACCGATATACTAAGTCCGCTAAAAGCGCTGAAAATGGCGGTATACGACCGATATACTATCCAGACACAGGGATTCAACCGAAAGCTGCCAGAATATTTGGCCCCCAGGGGAAGTCAGTCGCATTTTTGAAAAATTTGCTCATCTGCCTACGGTGGCAATACTACATACCCCTGGATTCAGATAAAGAAGTACCCCCCCCCCCTCTTC encodes:
- a CDS encoding 4'-phosphopantetheinyl transferase family protein; the encoded protein is MQKRKAEFIAGRYCAREALMQLGNNPANTVGIGANREPTWPQGLVGSITHTHDYAAAVVAYHDAVRAVGIDSETWIGRASAANVRQQVLTSHERNAGCQQSFESSSHYLTLVFSAKESLFKCLFPLVNRFFDFHAAIITPDVPGSHKNGAFEFELTEDLGAGFHRGYRGRGRYTFSTSCVHTAIILTR
- the secF gene encoding protein translocase subunit SecF — protein: MALIKGDIDFMSARKRRITGIISAVMLVVAILSLAINRFEFGLDFTSGTLIEVGYTQSVNPETIRQQLVDAGYEEAVVVTFGSDRDVLVRLPVEEGEDEAMNNEVASLGDEVLALLQSSSDTPVEMRRSEFVGPKIGAELAERGGLALLVALGIVMLYVAVRFQYKFGIASVAALAHDVIVVLGVISLFRLTFDLTVLAALLAVIGYSLNDTIVVFDRARENFRIMRSTDSEHILNTTLNQVISRTFVTSLTTLMALIAMLVMGGEAIRGFAVSLIVGVTVGTYTSLHISCNFLIYLGITKEDLAVPVKEGEELDSMP
- the secD gene encoding protein translocase subunit SecD — protein: MLNKFPLWKNILVLAVIALAALYAVPNLFPDDPAIQISHENNAITELDLGMATDALRAADVDYFGEEVTDIGALIRFADLEQQLRAKTVIEETLPDGYIIALNLAATTPPWLQGLGATKMNLGLDLQGGVHFLMEVDMETALRRRMENILSTIRQELRSERIRSRSLELVGESELELRFTDEDSRSQARSLIRDGYSDLLVQSRESGDEYLLQLTMLPESIQQMEVDTIRANQTTIRNRVDSLGVSEPIVQQQGPNRIVVELPGVQDTAQAKRILQRIATLQFHLEANAGASSTSYEIYDYQGQSIRVDNDVILQGDRISNVRSALDQYGQPQVVINLDAQGGQQFNRITRENIGRPMDILLIETRTRTVLEEDADGNTVEVQETYEERRLISHAVIRAALGREFVITGLSGQEANDLSLLIRSGALAAPMYFIEERTVGPSLGAENIAQGAGAVLLGYLLVMSFMLYYYRLFGLAANLALMMNIVLLVAIMSIIGATLTLPGIFGIVLTIGMAVDANVLIFTRIREEMTAGLSPQNAISSGFDRAFSTIVDANLTTFLVAMVLFTVGTGPVKGFAVTLMVGIMTSMFSAIMITRFIVNTIYGGRAVKKLSIGPFIKAA
- the yajC gene encoding preprotein translocase subunit YajC produces the protein MDFLISSAHAQDAAAPAGGAMFNLLFIGGMFLLFYLILWRPQAKRAKEHRELVGSLSKGDEVLTSGGILGRITKVSDDYVTVEVSEGVEVNLQKSAIGAALPKGTIKSI
- the tgt gene encoding tRNA guanosine(34) transglycosylase Tgt codes for the protein MKFELKTTDGAARRGTLTFPRGEVQTPAFMPVGTYGTVKGLTPEQIKGTGAEIILGNTFHLMLRPGTDIIRQHGDLHDFMGWDKPILTDSGGFQVFSLGDMRKISEEGVNFRSPVDGAKVFLGPESAIQVQQDLGADIIMIFDECTPYPATETEARDSMQLSLRWAVRCKEAHGDHRAALFGIIQGGMYPNLRQESLDGLVALDFPGYAIGGLSVGESKEEMISVLDYVGHRMPAHKPRYLMGVGTPTDIVDAVARGIDMFDCVMPTRNARNGYLFTSQGLLKLRNARFKTDTRPLDPACACYTCQHFSRAYLHHLDKCKEMLGAQLNTIHNLHYYQDLMQGLRQALEQGRFTAFTEAFYRDQRVLETQPDA
- a CDS encoding peptide chain release factor 3, which gives rise to MTPQEIALKTSTRRCFAIISHPDAGKTTITEKLLLFGKLIQSAGSVKGKRNEKHATSDWMAMEQQRGISVTSSVMQFPYNDATVNLLDTPGHEDFSEDTYRVLTAVDSALMVVDGAKGVEDRTIKLMEVCRLRDTPIFTFVNKLDRDTREPIEVLDEIETVLNIRCAPINWPLGNGKGFKGVYNLYTDTIHVYHHGQGTRIPDDVQIQGLRSAEAKALLGAYADDFADEIELVRGASNEFDLGEYLAGRMTPVFFGTALGNFGVREMLNDFVKWAPQPRARETESRTVTPKEAPFSAFVFKIQANMDPNHRDRIAFLRICSGAYSKGMKLHHCRLGKEVRISDAVTFMAGEREQAENAVSGDIIGFHNHGTIQIGDTFTEGESLQFTGIPHFAPELFRRIRLKDPLKTKQLQKGLKQLSEEGSVQVFMPQRNNDLIVGAVGVLQFEVVAYRLKDEYKVDCIYEPVNIYSARWVECDDAKKFEEFKKKAYENLAVDGGDHLTYLPPTRVNLALMEERWPDVRFRATREHRKSE